Sequence from the Leptospira montravelensis genome:
ATCGTATTTTTTGAGAGCTGATCCTCTTCCGAAAATTAGGGCATCTACCCCTAAAACTTTTCCTAGGCGAACGGCTGTTTGTGTATCTATAATCCCTGTTTTGGAAAAACTTTGTTCGTTTACAACTTTCGACAATTGTTCTCTTTCTATGACTTTAATGGGTAGGAGTTTGGCAATTTGTAAGGATACTGCGTCGGTAAATTCGTCTCCCCATTTTGCATCCTCAATGTCGAAAAGTAAAACAGCAACCTTAGTGATGCCCAGGTCAGTTTTTCCCGTGTCTGGATATTGGATGGCAGCATCCATAGTGCGACAGTTGACTAAGGAAAAGGTAAGGAGGATGGAAAAACACATTATATATAGTTTCATAGATTTCCTTAAGAAATGATGGATGGAACGTAAGACGGCAATTCTTTTTCTCATCAAAACCTGGCATTTTGGAAAATTCGCTTTTCCTATTGTGGTCTTTCCTAGATTTTTCCAACTAGGCCCTTTGATGAAAAAGATTTTTAGTATATTGATTATAACTCTCACCTTTTTTTTGCTAGGCGCAGGGTATTATTTTTCATCTTCTATTATCTCCTTTCCCATCTCCGATTTACAGGAAGATAAGACGAAATTAAAGATTAATTCTTTTGCCGATTTTGGGCTTCCTGAACCTGAATCGGTTCGTTTCCAAAACGGAAGTTTGCGACTTCGCGGTTGGTATTTTAAAAATCCTAAAAAGAAAAAATGTGGTGTGGTTTTGCTACATGGTCATGGGAGGACTCGGTATGGAGTTCTTAAATACACCCCTCTATTTTGGAAACGAGGATGTAGTTTGTTTACCTATGATGCACGCCACCACGGAGAAAGTGCAGGAGAATACGGAACGTACGGATTTTACGAAAAACAAGATTTGGAACGGGCCATTGAGTTTTTTTCGGAAATTAGCACTGTACCGGAAGAAGATATAGGCATTTTTGGTGCCTCTTTTGGGGCTGCGACTGCATTACAATATGCAGAAGGGCGCAGTGATTTTGCCTTTGTCATTGCAGATTCTCCTTATATGGATATGCGTTCCATTGTGGAAAAACGGGCGGTCGACTTATATTCTCCTTTGGTTTTATTTCTTTCTCCCATTGCGCTTTCTGTGGCAGAGCTCAGAGCAGATTTTCTTGTGGATGAAGTGTCCCCGAAAAAAGCAGCTAAATCTATTTCAGTACCAGTTCTTATCATACATTCCAAAGAAGATGAAATAACACCAGTCTCTCATTCGGAAGAGATTTTCCAAAATTTAAAATCGAGTCGCAAACAACTTTTTA
This genomic interval carries:
- a CDS encoding CsgG/HfaB family protein translates to MKLYIMCFSILLTFSLVNCRTMDAAIQYPDTGKTDLGITKVAVLLFDIEDAKWGDEFTDAVSLQIAKLLPIKVIEREQLSKVVNEQSFSKTGIIDTQTAVRLGKVLGVDALIFGRGSALKKYDEKGKLIPNLVDTVSLKIVHIESGHVIVNARKKPGADWTFGRVLQYSLGLGLIWSREDILLITSEYDFVAESLVERIVSELKK
- a CDS encoding alpha/beta hydrolase, producing the protein MKKIFSILIITLTFFLLGAGYYFSSSIISFPISDLQEDKTKLKINSFADFGLPEPESVRFQNGSLRLRGWYFKNPKKKKCGVVLLHGHGRTRYGVLKYTPLFWKRGCSLFTYDARHHGESAGEYGTYGFYEKQDLERAIEFFSEISTVPEEDIGIFGASFGAATALQYAEGRSDFAFVIADSPYMDMRSIVEKRAVDLYSPLVLFLSPIALSVAELRADFLVDEVSPKKAAKSISVPVLIIHSKEDEITPVSHSEEIFQNLKSSRKQLFISDWGARHCKSIDTRYNEYESIVNLFLKEKTFFPR